In Terriglobia bacterium, the following are encoded in one genomic region:
- a CDS encoding bifunctional acetate--CoA ligase family protein/GNAT family N-acetyltransferase → MPTLPGTDQRGHESTIPSWPPSPLAPIFHPRTVAVIGATEKPASVGRTVLRNLMEQPSGATIFPINPHRPNVLGIRCYPNIASIGEQVDLAIVVTPAATVPDVLQECVAAGVRSAIVISAGFAELGADGRALESKIRQVLASGHLRLIGPNCVGVMNPRTGLNATFAQSNALPGNIAFLSQSGALCTAVLDWSRRENVGFSGVVSVGSMLDVSWGDLIYHYGDDAYTSSILIYMESIRDARSFLSAAREVSLRKPIIVIKPGRTEAARKAAASHTGSMTGSDEVFEAAFRRAGILRVASIGELFDMAEVLSKQPRPHGPRLAVVTNAGGAGVLAVDALLASGGQLATLSQDTQETLNKLLPAAWSHSNPVDTLGDCLPEMYAKALQAVADDPNCDAVLSILAPQGMTEPEQAAGLVRKAAETIKKPLIASWMGGSRMQLAANVLNEARIPTFEYPDAAARSFAYMWRYTSYLQALYETPVFAGDLPEDGPRRVAEIIASAVAKNRTILTEHESKQVLAAYELPVTPSRLAFSVDEAVAAAEKIGYPVVLKLNSEIVTHKSDRGGVHLNLKDASAVQSAFAQIQATFGEGSFQGVTVQPMVSTAGYELILGSSTDPQFGPVLVFGLGGQLVEVLRDNAHALPPLTTTLARRMMENTRILQALKGVRGRKPVDLEKLEELLVRFSELVVENPRIADIEINPLLASDEGFIALDARVILHPATMRDAELPRPAIRPYPSQYISNWESQDGTSFTLRPIRPDDEPLMVDFHHQLSENSVYMRFFLPLKLDFRVSHERLFTKCFIDYEREIGLVAEYADEEGARRIAGIARLIRKHSDNSAEVAFLIADKFQNRGLGTHMLDTTIQIARKEGIATLEGATLSDNFNMKDMFIKAGFRFAPPEDGVATAELQLK, encoded by the coding sequence ATGCCAACATTGCCGGGAACAGACCAGCGGGGGCACGAATCCACGATACCTTCGTGGCCGCCGAGCCCACTGGCGCCAATCTTCCATCCCAGGACCGTAGCCGTCATCGGCGCCACGGAAAAGCCTGCCAGCGTGGGCCGCACTGTACTGCGCAACCTGATGGAGCAACCTTCCGGCGCGACTATTTTTCCCATCAACCCGCATCGCCCAAACGTGCTGGGAATTCGCTGCTATCCCAATATCGCATCAATCGGGGAGCAGGTTGACCTGGCCATTGTGGTTACCCCGGCAGCAACTGTCCCTGACGTGTTGCAGGAATGCGTGGCTGCCGGAGTGCGCAGCGCCATCGTCATTTCAGCCGGCTTTGCCGAACTGGGTGCCGACGGTAGAGCGCTGGAGAGCAAGATTCGCCAGGTGCTGGCGTCAGGACATCTGCGGCTGATTGGACCGAACTGCGTTGGCGTAATGAATCCGCGCACGGGACTGAACGCGACGTTTGCGCAGTCCAATGCCCTGCCCGGCAATATCGCTTTTTTGAGCCAGAGCGGCGCGCTTTGCACCGCCGTGCTGGACTGGAGCCGCAGAGAGAACGTTGGATTTAGCGGCGTGGTTTCAGTGGGGTCGATGCTGGACGTGAGTTGGGGCGACCTGATCTATCACTACGGCGATGACGCTTATACCTCGAGCATTCTGATTTACATGGAATCCATTCGCGACGCGCGCAGCTTTCTCTCCGCGGCGCGCGAAGTTTCACTGCGCAAGCCAATTATCGTGATCAAGCCCGGGCGCACAGAAGCGGCACGAAAAGCCGCGGCGTCGCATACGGGATCGATGACTGGATCGGATGAAGTATTTGAGGCTGCGTTTCGTCGCGCCGGGATTCTACGGGTGGCCAGTATCGGTGAGCTGTTTGATATGGCCGAGGTCCTAAGCAAGCAACCAAGACCCCACGGCCCACGGCTGGCAGTAGTTACCAATGCGGGCGGTGCTGGTGTGCTGGCAGTGGACGCGCTGCTGGCAAGCGGCGGACAATTGGCAACGCTTTCACAAGACACGCAGGAAACACTCAATAAATTATTGCCGGCGGCGTGGAGCCATTCCAATCCGGTGGACACGCTGGGCGACTGCCTTCCGGAAATGTATGCCAAAGCACTACAAGCGGTAGCAGATGATCCCAACTGCGATGCTGTGCTCTCAATTCTTGCTCCGCAGGGGATGACCGAACCGGAGCAGGCGGCGGGTCTAGTGCGCAAGGCCGCAGAAACGATCAAGAAGCCGCTGATTGCAAGCTGGATGGGCGGCAGCCGCATGCAGCTTGCAGCCAACGTGTTGAATGAGGCCAGAATTCCCACGTTTGAATATCCTGACGCGGCCGCTCGAAGCTTTGCCTACATGTGGCGCTACACTTCGTACCTTCAGGCGCTCTATGAAACGCCGGTATTCGCCGGTGACCTTCCCGAAGATGGTCCGCGACGCGTGGCGGAAATTATCGCCAGCGCGGTGGCGAAGAATCGCACGATACTGACCGAGCATGAATCCAAGCAGGTGCTTGCGGCTTATGAGTTGCCGGTTACGCCTTCCAGGCTGGCATTTTCGGTAGACGAAGCGGTTGCAGCAGCGGAAAAGATCGGCTATCCCGTGGTGCTCAAGCTTAATTCTGAGATCGTTACACACAAATCCGATCGCGGCGGAGTGCATTTGAACTTGAAAGACGCAAGCGCAGTACAGTCGGCTTTCGCGCAGATTCAGGCCACTTTTGGCGAGGGCAGCTTCCAGGGAGTGACGGTCCAGCCGATGGTCAGCACAGCGGGCTACGAATTGATTCTGGGTAGCTCCACTGATCCGCAGTTTGGGCCGGTGCTGGTGTTTGGCCTGGGCGGCCAACTGGTAGAAGTATTGCGCGACAATGCGCACGCCCTGCCGCCACTCACCACCACTCTGGCGCGCCGCATGATGGAGAATACCCGCATCCTGCAAGCGCTAAAAGGCGTTCGCGGACGCAAGCCCGTTGACCTGGAAAAGCTGGAGGAACTGCTGGTCCGCTTTAGTGAACTAGTGGTGGAGAACCCCCGCATTGCTGACATTGAAATCAATCCGCTACTGGCCAGCGACGAAGGATTCATAGCGCTGGATGCCAGAGTGATCCTGCATCCGGCGACAATGCGGGATGCGGAACTGCCGCGCCCGGCGATCCGTCCTTATCCCAGCCAGTACATTTCCAACTGGGAATCGCAGGATGGCACCAGCTTTACGCTGCGGCCGATTCGCCCCGATGATGAACCGCTGATGGTGGATTTCCATCACCAACTTTCAGAGAACAGTGTTTACATGCGATTTTTCCTGCCGTTGAAACTCGACTTCCGCGTTTCCCATGAGCGGCTCTTCACCAAGTGCTTTATTGATTACGAGCGCGAGATCGGGTTGGTGGCGGAATACGCCGACGAAGAAGGCGCGCGGCGTATTGCCGGTATCGCGCGGCTGATCCGCAAGCACTCTGACAACAGCGCCGAGGTGGCGTTCCTGATCGCGGACAAATTCCAGAACCGCGGGCTGGGCACGCACATGCTGGATACCACGATCCAGATTGCGCGCAAGGAAGGTATTGCAACGCTGGAGGGAGCTACGCTTTCCGACAATTTCAACATGAAAGACATGTTCATCAAGGCCGGTTTCCGCTTCGCCCCTCCTGAAGACGGAGTGGCCACGGCGGAATTGCAGTTAAAATAG
- a CDS encoding DUF308 domain-containing protein, with amino-acid sequence MIRLMIQNWWLLFLRGVLAIAFAIFIFAFLPFVPAPFLRQFAFAGLAAIFALFAFATGVLTIAAAVRGAGQGGSSWLMLADGIAVTAGGLIILLAPGSTLMRVIQLIALIALVVGVLEFTAGIHLRRHVTDEWLLVSGGVISIAFAPCLLLANVGTVQAALTWISIYALATGVAIIGLALRLRSLRNSIHALAGSKPEARAVSQSRVI; translated from the coding sequence ATGATCCGCTTAATGATCCAGAATTGGTGGTTGCTATTTCTGCGCGGCGTCCTGGCGATTGCTTTCGCCATTTTCATTTTTGCTTTTCTGCCATTTGTGCCAGCACCTTTTTTGCGCCAGTTCGCATTTGCTGGTCTGGCCGCGATTTTCGCGCTGTTTGCTTTCGCCACCGGCGTTCTTACCATTGCAGCCGCAGTGCGCGGAGCAGGTCAGGGCGGCTCGTCATGGCTGATGCTGGCAGATGGCATTGCCGTGACAGCGGGCGGCCTCATTATTCTGCTCGCCCCAGGCTCCACGCTGATGCGGGTGATCCAGTTAATCGCCCTTATCGCTTTGGTGGTTGGAGTACTGGAATTTACCGCCGGAATCCACCTGCGCCGTCATGTTACCGATGAATGGCTGCTGGTGAGTGGCGGCGTAATCTCGATTGCATTCGCGCCATGCCTGTTGTTGGCCAACGTTGGGACGGTGCAGGCAGCATTGACGTGGATCTCTATCTATGCGCTAGCCACCGGCGTGGCTATCATCGGCTTGGCATTGCGTCTGCGAAGCTTGCGAAATTCAATTCATGCATTGGCCGGGTCTAAACCAGAGGCTCGTGCCGTTAGTCAATCCAGAGTGATCTAA
- a CDS encoding formate dehydrogenase accessory protein FdhE has product MSGFSWDRRIARTSELLQSQSSVTELLKFYQRLVRFQKTVYESVAASANHDVSLLVPHFAALLALVKEAGSADLKAAAATLEQASPQDRLELLRAVWQHEVESHELSAESIFFANALLQPFAEHLAEKNTSSTEASPPLCPFCGSKPQLAVLRPEGDGAKRFLLCSLCGTEWFFRRVLCPNCAEENKEHLPVFIAQEFDYVRVDACDTCHTYIKSIDLSKNGNAVPVVDELATVSLNLWAQEHNYKKAQPNLFGV; this is encoded by the coding sequence ATGTCTGGGTTTTCCTGGGACCGTCGTATTGCGCGGACGAGCGAGCTGTTACAAAGCCAGTCTTCAGTGACTGAGCTGCTTAAGTTTTATCAGCGCCTCGTCCGCTTTCAAAAAACCGTCTATGAATCGGTGGCTGCCTCCGCCAATCATGACGTCTCCCTGCTCGTCCCCCATTTTGCCGCATTGCTCGCGCTGGTGAAAGAAGCCGGCTCGGCGGACCTGAAGGCCGCCGCCGCGACGCTTGAACAAGCGTCTCCCCAAGATCGTTTGGAACTATTGCGTGCCGTCTGGCAGCATGAGGTGGAAAGCCATGAACTCTCCGCCGAGTCCATCTTCTTCGCTAATGCGCTGCTTCAGCCATTCGCTGAGCATTTGGCAGAGAAGAACACTTCCTCCACTGAGGCATCGCCGCCGCTGTGTCCTTTTTGCGGATCAAAGCCGCAATTAGCGGTGCTCCGTCCTGAAGGCGACGGCGCAAAGCGCTTTTTGTTGTGCTCTCTCTGTGGAACGGAATGGTTCTTCCGCCGTGTACTATGTCCCAACTGCGCCGAGGAAAATAAGGAGCACCTGCCGGTGTTCATCGCGCAGGAATTTGACTACGTGCGCGTGGACGCCTGTGATACCTGCCACACCTACATCAAGTCGATCGATCTTTCCAAAAACGGCAATGCGGTTCCTGTGGTGGATGAACTCGCGACAGTCTCGCTGAATCTTTGGGCTCAGGAGCACAATTACAAGAAGGCCCAGCCCAACCTGTTTGGTGTATAA
- a CDS encoding formate dehydrogenase subunit gamma, which yields MSGGIIARPTTAIPEDEVQRYTFAERAYHWINAIAYTYLMLTGLAIFTPLAYWLAYVLGGPATIRYWHPWIGLIYLATIFWMHRMWKRDMQKIPEDERWNKNICAYAENRDELMPPQGRFNAGQKQFWWVMLYCTFILLITGIIMWIPEKMPRELHWVLPITVFIHSATALITIAAFIIHVYMSVWVTPGSVKAMVEGHVSTGWARTHHRLWYEKITGRRN from the coding sequence ATGAGCGGCGGAATTATTGCGCGTCCAACCACGGCAATACCGGAAGATGAGGTCCAGCGCTATACCTTTGCTGAGCGCGCTTATCACTGGATCAACGCCATTGCTTACACCTATCTCATGCTTACAGGCCTGGCCATTTTTACGCCGCTGGCTTACTGGCTTGCTTACGTGCTGGGCGGCCCGGCAACCATCCGCTACTGGCACCCATGGATCGGCCTGATCTATCTGGCTACCATTTTCTGGATGCATCGCATGTGGAAGCGCGACATGCAGAAGATCCCCGAGGACGAGCGTTGGAACAAAAATATCTGCGCCTATGCTGAGAACCGCGATGAGCTAATGCCTCCGCAGGGCCGCTTCAACGCCGGACAGAAACAGTTCTGGTGGGTGATGCTGTACTGCACCTTCATCCTTCTCATCACGGGAATCATTATGTGGATTCCGGAGAAAATGCCGCGCGAACTCCACTGGGTGCTTCCGATCACCGTCTTTATTCACTCAGCCACGGCGCTGATCACCATTGCTGCTTTCATCATCCACGTTTACATGAGCGTCTGGGTGACTCCGGGCAGCGTGAAGGCCATGGTTGAAGGGCACGTCTCCACCGGTTGGGCGCGAACGCATCATCGCCTCTGGTATGAGAAGATCACCGGCCGCAGGAATTAA
- the fdxH gene encoding formate dehydrogenase subunit beta codes for MSNGNLEIRAISGHTGGTPGGGEYRQPDGSTHAGASRDYDVCKLIDTTTCIGCKACEVACVEWNGYEFRETTFDNTYQTMPETAWNFWNLIKFNEVETDGGMQWLMRKDQCMHCEEPGCLIACPADGAIVQYTNGIVDFNQANCIGCQYCVTGCPFNIPKFNEATKKVYKCTLCSDRVGAGLEPACIKSCPTGCLHFGSKEDMKFEAEKRVTQLKRNGHADAGVYDPSGVRGTHVIYVLNDAKHPENYGGLPADPRVPVFVKLWKGPLKWLGGIGLVAGVFGVFMHYIRFGPKEVDKIEEVKR; via the coding sequence ATGAGCAATGGAAATTTGGAGATTAGAGCGATCTCCGGGCACACGGGCGGCACGCCTGGGGGCGGGGAGTATCGCCAGCCAGACGGCAGCACACACGCCGGAGCTTCCCGCGATTATGACGTTTGCAAGCTGATCGATACCACTACCTGCATCGGCTGCAAAGCCTGCGAAGTTGCTTGCGTGGAGTGGAACGGCTATGAGTTCCGCGAAACCACTTTCGATAACACTTACCAGACCATGCCGGAAACGGCGTGGAACTTCTGGAACCTGATCAAGTTCAATGAAGTTGAAACCGATGGCGGCATGCAATGGCTCATGCGCAAAGATCAGTGCATGCACTGTGAAGAGCCCGGCTGCCTTATCGCCTGTCCGGCCGACGGCGCAATCGTGCAGTACACCAACGGCATTGTGGACTTCAACCAGGCTAACTGCATTGGCTGCCAGTATTGCGTTACCGGCTGCCCATTCAACATCCCCAAATTCAACGAAGCCACCAAAAAAGTTTACAAGTGCACGCTCTGCTCTGACCGTGTTGGCGCTGGCCTGGAACCTGCATGCATTAAGTCATGTCCTACGGGCTGCCTGCATTTTGGCAGCAAAGAAGACATGAAGTTTGAAGCCGAAAAACGCGTCACGCAACTGAAACGCAACGGCCACGCGGATGCCGGCGTCTATGATCCTTCTGGCGTCCGCGGCACCCACGTAATTTACGTGCTGAACGATGCCAAACATCCGGAGAACTATGGCGGTTTGCCCGCCGATCCAAGAGTCCCTGTCTTTGTGAAATTGTGGAAGGGCCCGCTGAAATGGCTTGGCGGCATCGGCTTGGTGGCGGGTGTGTTCGGCGTGTTCATGCACTACATCCGTTTCGGCCCAAAAGAAGTTGACAAGATTGAGGAGGTGAAGCGATGA
- the fdnG gene encoding formate dehydrogenase-N subunit alpha, with protein MTNGWVDIKNTDMMLIMGGNPAEAHPCGFKWVVEARKVRNAKLIVVDPRFQRTASQADIFCQIRSGSDIAFLGGLINYAIQNNRYAKEYVTNFTNAPLIIKKGFKLADDGVFSGFDAAGMKYDVSSWNYEEGGNVTGTAAAAIAAGDGPASAETAAKATANPVAMATGQGHGGGGPAGAKATTGAPAPPSLPPNTAYDISLEHPRCVFQLMKKHYSRYTPEMVSSITGIPADQCVKAWDMFTSIRKDGDTKKVATIIYAVGWTQHTFGTQIIRTAAMAQLLLGNVGRAGGGVNALRGHSNIQGATDMAGIFDILPGYLKMPVPADTDLATYLKRITPTPSKPKDWESFNYWSNTPKFAVSFLKAMYGDAAKKENDFAFHYLPKIDRKFSFVEQWDNMYRGKVKGLLTFGMNGVAIGPNSQKNIDALKKADWLVVGEIYPDETSSFWESPGISDDDKKKIQTEVYRLPCAGFAEKDGTFVNSARWLQWKWAAVPPPGDAKLDQEILARIFLGVRALYQKEGGKFPDAILNASWAYTNPNNPSLTEVAKEINGKALADLHDEKQTPSDWKAGQQLPGFAWLKDDGTTSCGNWLYCGSWPDAGSNSQRRNPDDPSGLGIHPGWGWSWPMNRRVLYNRASCDVEGKPWDPSRKQVWFNQATGKWAGNDVPDFKPDSNPKDHMGPFIMTPEGLGRLFVPLAGMADGPFSEHYEPIESPVANALHPKQSNSPVVKKYSTPADKYGTPEQGYDIICTTYRLTEHYHYWTKNNKMNMELVPEPFVEIPKELADKLQIKGGDKLKISSARSSYYAKAMVTGRIKGMQLAGKNEKTYQIGIPIHWGYRGINDGRPENERTLANQLSPTVIDPNAYTPEFKGFLVKVEKV; from the coding sequence ATGACCAATGGCTGGGTAGATATCAAGAACACCGACATGATGCTGATCATGGGCGGCAACCCTGCTGAAGCTCATCCCTGCGGCTTTAAGTGGGTAGTGGAGGCCAGAAAGGTCCGGAACGCGAAATTGATCGTGGTGGACCCGCGCTTCCAGCGCACGGCCTCGCAGGCCGATATCTTCTGCCAGATCCGCTCCGGATCAGACATTGCCTTCCTGGGCGGCCTGATCAACTATGCTATCCAGAACAACCGCTATGCCAAGGAATACGTAACCAATTTTACCAACGCGCCGCTGATCATCAAGAAGGGCTTCAAGCTGGCAGACGACGGAGTGTTTTCCGGCTTCGATGCTGCGGGCATGAAGTATGACGTCTCTTCGTGGAACTACGAAGAAGGAGGAAACGTGACCGGCACCGCGGCTGCGGCCATTGCGGCTGGCGACGGCCCCGCAAGCGCGGAAACGGCTGCCAAGGCAACCGCGAATCCGGTGGCAATGGCCACTGGGCAGGGCCATGGCGGGGGCGGCCCTGCCGGCGCAAAGGCGACAACGGGCGCTCCCGCTCCACCGTCCCTTCCACCGAACACCGCATACGATATATCGCTCGAGCATCCGCGCTGCGTCTTCCAGTTGATGAAGAAGCACTATTCACGCTATACGCCGGAGATGGTGTCAAGCATCACCGGTATTCCCGCCGACCAATGCGTCAAAGCTTGGGACATGTTCACGTCAATCCGCAAGGATGGTGATACGAAGAAGGTTGCCACCATCATTTATGCGGTTGGCTGGACGCAGCACACCTTTGGAACGCAGATCATCCGCACCGCTGCCATGGCCCAGCTTCTTCTGGGGAACGTGGGGCGCGCCGGCGGCGGCGTAAATGCCCTTCGCGGTCACTCCAATATCCAGGGCGCCACGGATATGGCTGGCATTTTCGATATTCTGCCTGGCTATCTCAAGATGCCCGTTCCAGCTGACACCGACCTGGCAACCTATCTCAAGCGCATCACCCCAACGCCTTCAAAGCCGAAAGATTGGGAGTCATTCAACTACTGGTCGAACACTCCCAAATTCGCGGTCTCTTTCCTTAAGGCAATGTACGGAGACGCCGCTAAGAAAGAGAACGACTTCGCGTTCCACTATCTGCCCAAGATTGATCGCAAATTTTCTTTCGTGGAGCAGTGGGACAACATGTACAGGGGAAAGGTCAAGGGGCTACTGACTTTCGGCATGAACGGCGTTGCCATAGGCCCGAATTCGCAAAAGAACATTGACGCGCTGAAGAAGGCGGACTGGCTGGTGGTGGGCGAGATTTATCCTGACGAAACCAGCAGTTTCTGGGAGTCGCCAGGAATCTCTGACGACGACAAGAAAAAGATTCAAACTGAAGTCTATCGTCTTCCCTGCGCCGGTTTTGCGGAAAAAGACGGTACCTTCGTGAACTCAGCGCGGTGGTTGCAGTGGAAGTGGGCCGCCGTGCCGCCTCCAGGCGATGCCAAACTGGACCAGGAGATTCTGGCCCGGATATTCCTTGGTGTTCGCGCCCTGTACCAGAAGGAAGGCGGCAAGTTCCCGGATGCCATCCTGAATGCTTCCTGGGCTTACACCAATCCAAACAACCCGTCATTGACTGAGGTGGCCAAGGAGATTAACGGCAAGGCGCTGGCTGATCTGCACGATGAAAAGCAGACTCCTTCCGACTGGAAGGCCGGTCAGCAGTTGCCCGGTTTTGCCTGGCTGAAGGATGATGGCACCACGTCTTGCGGCAACTGGCTCTATTGCGGTTCGTGGCCGGATGCCGGTTCCAACTCGCAGCGGCGCAATCCTGACGATCCCTCCGGGCTCGGTATCCATCCGGGCTGGGGCTGGTCGTGGCCCATGAATCGGCGCGTGCTTTACAATCGCGCCTCTTGTGACGTTGAAGGCAAGCCTTGGGACCCGAGCCGCAAGCAGGTATGGTTCAATCAGGCAACGGGCAAGTGGGCGGGCAATGATGTTCCTGACTTCAAGCCCGACTCCAACCCCAAGGACCACATGGGGCCATTCATTATGACGCCGGAAGGCCTGGGCCGCCTGTTTGTCCCCCTGGCCGGAATGGCGGATGGACCGTTTTCTGAGCATTATGAACCCATTGAGAGTCCAGTGGCCAATGCGCTCCATCCCAAACAGTCCAATAGCCCGGTGGTGAAGAAATACAGCACGCCTGCGGACAAATACGGTACGCCCGAGCAGGGTTATGACATCATCTGCACCACGTACCGCCTCACGGAGCACTACCACTACTGGACCAAGAACAACAAGATGAACATGGAACTGGTTCCTGAGCCATTCGTGGAAATTCCCAAGGAACTGGCGGACAAGCTGCAGATTAAGGGTGGCGACAAACTCAAGATCAGCAGCGCGCGCAGCAGCTATTATGCCAAGGCCATGGTCACCGGACGTATCAAAGGCATGCAACTGGCGGGAAAGAACGAAAAAACTTACCAGATCGGCATTCCGATCCATTGGGGATATCGCGGAATCAATGACGGCCGGCCGGAAAACGAGCGCACTCTGGCCAACCAGCTCTCGCCCACAGTGATCGATCCGAACGCTTACACACCGGAGTTCAAAGGCTTCCTGGTGAAAGTCGAGAAGGTCTAA
- a CDS encoding molybdopterin-dependent oxidoreductase: MGLSRREFFKVGTGSAAALLLGFDARPVLAQAKELKIARTTETRSTCPYCSVSCGVIIHTLGDKAKNVTAQVVHVEGDPDHPINRGTLCPKGASLYQDILNDRRLLKPQVRRRGGTQWEDISWDQAYTEIARHIKKTRDETFVDTDANGKTVNRCEGIAFNGGCTDTNEFNYLVVKTMRSLGVCYLENQARV; the protein is encoded by the coding sequence ATGGGCTTATCGAGACGTGAATTCTTTAAAGTCGGAACCGGCAGCGCCGCTGCGCTTCTTTTAGGGTTTGACGCCCGCCCGGTTCTGGCTCAAGCAAAAGAACTTAAGATTGCCCGCACCACTGAGACGAGGTCCACGTGTCCTTATTGCTCAGTGAGCTGCGGCGTGATCATTCACACGCTTGGCGATAAGGCCAAGAACGTGACCGCGCAGGTGGTCCACGTTGAAGGCGACCCCGATCATCCGATCAATCGCGGTACTCTGTGCCCAAAGGGAGCGTCGCTCTATCAGGACATCCTGAATGATCGCCGTCTATTGAAGCCGCAGGTACGCCGCCGCGGCGGCACCCAATGGGAAGATATTTCCTGGGACCAAGCGTATACCGAGATCGCGCGCCACATCAAAAAGACGCGAGATGAAACTTTCGTCGATACCGACGCCAACGGGAAAACCGTAAATCGGTGCGAGGGCATCGCCTTTAACGGTGGATGCACTGATACGAACGAGTTCAACTATCTGGTCGTAAAGACCATGCGCAGCCTGGGGGTCTGCTACCTGGAAAACCAGGCCCGTGTTTGA
- a CDS encoding enoyl-ACP reductase: MLSMQGKNVVIFGVANKRSIAWAIAQRLNDAGAKLAITYQNERMKAEAHDLITSLPGAQAFQCDVSSDAEIDAFYAQLKQHFGQLHAVVHSVAYAPAEELKGDFLNTSREGFRIAHDVSVYSLIAVTRAAAPLMTNGGSVITLSYFGAEKVVPGYNVMGVAKAALEATVRYLANSLGEKKIRVNAISAGPIKTLAARGVGDFSQMLKNHAEHAPLKRNVEPREVGDTALFLASDLGSGITGETIYVDCGYNIMGF; this comes from the coding sequence ATGCTGAGCATGCAGGGAAAGAATGTGGTTATTTTTGGCGTGGCCAATAAACGCAGCATCGCGTGGGCCATTGCCCAGCGCTTGAACGACGCCGGCGCCAAGCTTGCCATTACCTACCAGAATGAGCGCATGAAGGCCGAGGCGCATGACCTGATCACTTCCCTGCCCGGAGCACAGGCTTTTCAATGCGATGTTTCCAGCGACGCCGAGATTGACGCTTTTTATGCCCAGCTCAAGCAGCACTTCGGCCAACTGCATGCCGTGGTACATTCCGTGGCCTATGCTCCCGCAGAGGAACTGAAAGGCGACTTTCTGAATACGTCGCGTGAAGGCTTCCGCATTGCGCATGACGTGAGTGTTTATTCTCTGATTGCGGTTACTCGCGCCGCCGCTCCGCTGATGACGAATGGCGGCAGCGTGATCACGCTTTCATACTTTGGCGCGGAGAAAGTTGTTCCAGGATACAACGTGATGGGCGTGGCCAAGGCCGCACTGGAAGCTACAGTGCGCTATCTGGCCAACAGCCTGGGCGAGAAGAAGATTCGCGTGAACGCCATTTCCGCAGGTCCCATCAAGACGCTGGCCGCGCGCGGCGTAGGCGACTTCAGCCAGATGCTCAAAAACCACGCCGAACATGCGCCTCTAAAAAGAAATGTGGAACCCAGAGAAGTTGGCGACACGGCACTGTTCCTGGCTTCCGATCTCGGCTCCGGGATCACCGGAGAGACCATCTATGTGGACTGCGGCTACAACATCATGGGATTTTAG